Proteins encoded within one genomic window of Paenarthrobacter sp. JL.01a:
- a CDS encoding shikimate dehydrogenase, with protein MTLRAAVLGHPISHSKSPALHLAAYAKLGLDIEYSAIDVTVDGLPAFMESLRADRSWCGLSVTMPLKTAMIKEVDEVRGAGARLGVINTVVFEHDGGTVRRAGYNTDVAGIVEAVRHAGVASAPHAAILGGGGTSAAAVAAVHELGAGHVDVFVRDASRASDAEAAAAAVGMSLAVRPLTEAATAVAAAELVISTFPPRAADDLADELASLPGTGAGVLLDVAYDPWPSRIAEVWSGHGGAVVPGLEMLMYQAAEQIRLFSGRDVDAAVIDVMCDSVGLPRRVF; from the coding sequence GTGACGCTTCGGGCCGCGGTCCTGGGTCATCCGATCTCCCACTCGAAATCCCCGGCGCTCCACCTGGCCGCCTACGCCAAGCTGGGCCTGGACATTGAGTACTCGGCGATTGACGTCACCGTGGATGGCCTTCCGGCCTTCATGGAGTCGCTCCGCGCAGACCGCTCCTGGTGCGGCTTGTCGGTGACGATGCCGCTGAAGACGGCCATGATCAAGGAAGTCGACGAAGTGCGCGGCGCCGGCGCCCGGTTGGGTGTCATCAACACCGTGGTTTTTGAGCACGACGGCGGAACGGTGCGTCGTGCGGGATACAACACCGACGTCGCGGGCATCGTTGAAGCGGTTCGGCATGCCGGTGTGGCGTCCGCACCTCATGCCGCCATTCTCGGTGGCGGCGGTACCTCGGCCGCGGCAGTCGCCGCGGTCCATGAGCTGGGTGCCGGTCACGTCGACGTTTTCGTCCGGGATGCTTCACGCGCGTCAGACGCAGAAGCCGCGGCGGCCGCCGTCGGGATGTCGCTGGCGGTTCGGCCGCTGACCGAAGCCGCCACCGCCGTGGCGGCAGCTGAGCTTGTCATTTCCACTTTTCCCCCGCGGGCCGCTGATGACCTCGCCGACGAATTGGCGTCTCTGCCGGGAACCGGTGCGGGTGTCCTGCTGGATGTTGCCTACGATCCGTGGCCCAGCCGCATCGCCGAAGTGTGGAGCGGCCACGGGGGAGCAGTGGTCCCCGGGCTGGAGATGCTGATGTATCAGGCGGCGGAGCAGATACGGCTCTTCAGTGGACGTGATGTCGATGCCGCCGTCATAGATGTGATGTGCGACTCAG
- the mltG gene encoding endolytic transglycosylase MltG: MSPVNNDPSSGTGGGMPLTRKELRARERFLATQNHNVVPVPEATPGEDSPAAAAEAELPRPVPAVPASQAPVAPPVPVAPPVPVAPPVQAAPPVQAAPPVPVQKPAVEAPATAEEAAAPAPSNDDEAAGVAAAHAGHVEHEESGQAHGEGELVFAETGGAPLEAHEYAGQDAHHGVDAHDELHHDGLHHEELHHDDLHHDELHHDELYHDELHPDDHAHELLAPVATPASKAAAKKARRRRRVLALLLTLAVFVTAVAVGAQFLKPLLGMDKITDYPGPGTGSVSVTVPQGAGPKAVASDLVQKHVVADADAFVKEFVSQGGELSPGQFTFKTEMKNSDAVAVLVNKDSSKVMYFALSAGLRINESLDAIAKGSGIPLEQLNALNQAPGQFGVPAKAKNLEGFLAPGEYRFELGTSAKDIIQKLVTTTLDELKSQGITDPAKQYDVVTIASIVQAEGGQADYGNVAGAIYNRLKPNNVETSGLIQSDATVTYGLGRKSFHVTEEEKADKSNPYNTYANVGLPVGPIGSPGKTAIDAAAKPTPNDYLYWVTINLDTKETKFSKTLAEHNTYVEQYNAWCQANAGRCV; this comes from the coding sequence GTGAGCCCGGTCAACAACGACCCCTCCAGCGGTACCGGCGGCGGCATGCCGCTGACCCGCAAAGAGCTGCGGGCGCGGGAGAGATTCCTCGCCACGCAGAACCACAACGTCGTACCCGTTCCCGAAGCCACGCCGGGCGAGGATTCCCCGGCAGCCGCAGCCGAGGCAGAACTTCCCCGCCCCGTTCCCGCGGTTCCGGCTTCGCAGGCCCCTGTAGCCCCGCCCGTACCAGTAGCCCCGCCCGTACCAGTGGCTCCTCCTGTCCAGGCTGCGCCTCCTGTCCAGGCGGCCCCTCCGGTTCCGGTCCAGAAGCCGGCGGTCGAGGCTCCGGCCACCGCCGAAGAAGCAGCAGCCCCGGCGCCCTCGAACGATGACGAGGCAGCCGGCGTCGCAGCGGCCCATGCCGGTCATGTTGAGCACGAAGAATCTGGTCAGGCCCACGGCGAAGGTGAACTGGTTTTCGCTGAGACCGGTGGCGCGCCGTTGGAAGCCCACGAATACGCCGGGCAGGATGCCCACCACGGCGTGGACGCCCATGATGAGCTGCACCATGACGGGCTTCATCACGAAGAACTGCACCACGATGATCTCCACCATGACGAGCTCCACCACGACGAGCTCTACCACGACGAGCTCCACCCTGATGACCATGCCCACGAGCTGCTGGCGCCGGTAGCCACCCCCGCTTCCAAGGCTGCCGCGAAAAAGGCGCGCCGCCGTCGTCGTGTCCTTGCCCTCCTGTTGACGCTGGCCGTGTTCGTCACCGCCGTAGCTGTCGGAGCACAATTCCTGAAGCCCCTGCTTGGCATGGACAAGATCACGGACTACCCCGGCCCCGGGACCGGGTCCGTCAGTGTCACGGTTCCCCAGGGCGCCGGCCCCAAGGCGGTAGCGAGCGATCTCGTGCAAAAGCACGTCGTTGCCGATGCTGACGCCTTCGTTAAGGAGTTTGTCAGCCAGGGCGGTGAATTGTCCCCGGGTCAATTTACCTTCAAGACTGAAATGAAGAATTCGGACGCCGTGGCCGTCCTGGTCAACAAAGACTCCTCCAAGGTCATGTACTTCGCCCTGAGCGCCGGGCTGCGGATCAACGAATCCCTGGACGCCATTGCCAAGGGTTCCGGCATCCCGTTGGAGCAGCTCAATGCCCTCAACCAGGCACCCGGACAGTTCGGGGTACCGGCGAAGGCGAAGAACCTCGAGGGCTTCCTGGCTCCGGGGGAGTACCGTTTCGAGCTCGGAACCTCCGCTAAGGACATCATCCAGAAGCTGGTCACCACCACCCTGGATGAGCTCAAGTCCCAAGGCATTACCGATCCAGCCAAACAGTACGACGTCGTCACCATCGCCAGCATCGTTCAGGCCGAAGGTGGGCAGGCGGACTATGGGAACGTGGCAGGGGCCATCTACAACCGGCTCAAGCCCAACAACGTCGAAACCAGCGGTCTCATCCAATCGGACGCGACGGTCACGTACGGGCTCGGCAGGAAGTCCTTCCACGTTACGGAAGAGGAAAAGGCCGACAAGTCGAATCCGTACAACACCTACGCGAACGTGGGCCTGCCCGTGGGTCCGATCGGTTCGCCGGGAAAGACCGCGATCGACGCCGCTGCCAAGCCGACGCCCAACGACTACCTCTACTGGGTGACCATCAACCTGGACACCAAGGAGACCAAGTTCTCCAAGACACTGGCTGAGCACAACACCTATGTTGAGCAATACAACGCCTGGTGCCAGGCCAATGCGGGACGGTGCGTGTGA
- the ruvX gene encoding Holliday junction resolvase RuvX, which produces MSTRTNDDVYPRGIKLGVDVGTVRVGLAQCDPDGILATPFKTVGRDAKKNSDVRLVVKHAAELPAVQIFVGLPRTMKGEERSSAAMAADYALLLVGELSRAGLDIPVNLVDERLSSVTAHRNLHEAGMSSRNHRKVVDQVAAAGILQHAIDMQKARGTDVGRRVQAPAEPATPGSAPTLQAASGNEPDSSTRGLQL; this is translated from the coding sequence GTGTCCACACGTACTAACGATGACGTCTACCCCCGTGGCATCAAGCTGGGGGTAGACGTCGGTACCGTCAGGGTGGGCCTTGCCCAGTGTGATCCCGATGGAATCCTCGCCACGCCGTTCAAGACGGTTGGGCGGGACGCCAAAAAGAACTCCGATGTCCGTTTGGTGGTCAAGCACGCCGCCGAGTTGCCGGCAGTGCAGATTTTCGTGGGGCTTCCGCGCACCATGAAGGGCGAGGAACGCAGCTCCGCCGCCATGGCCGCAGATTATGCTCTGTTGCTGGTTGGGGAGCTTTCCCGTGCCGGGTTGGACATCCCTGTGAACCTTGTTGATGAGCGGCTTTCGAGCGTGACGGCGCACCGCAACCTGCACGAAGCTGGCATGAGCAGCAGGAATCACCGTAAAGTGGTTGATCAGGTTGCTGCTGCTGGAATACTTCAGCACGCGATCGACATGCAAAAAGCCAGAGGAACGGACGTCGGCCGCCGAGTGCAGGCACCGGCGGAACCCGCAACGCCCGGCAGTGCCCCAACGCTGCAGGCTGCCTCCGGCAACGAACCTGATTCTTCTACGAGGGGACTGCAACTGTGA
- the alaS gene encoding alanine--tRNA ligase → MKSQEITKRWVDFFVSKGHTAVPSASLVSSDPSLLFTVAGMVPFIPYLTAREEPPYSRATSVQKCIRTGDIEEVGKTARHGTFFQMCGNFSFGDYFKEDAIKFAFELLTKSVDDGGYGLPAERLWVTVYEEDDEAKELWLKNTGIPAERIQRMGKADNYWSTGQPGPAGPCSEIYYDRGPAYGIEGGPLADETRYIEIWNLVFMQYQIENVRSKVDFDIVGELPQKNIDTGLGMERLAMILQGVENMYETDQVRPVIDKAAELSGREYTSAETDEDPHHTDDVRMRVVADHIRSALMLIADGVAPSNEGRGYVLRRLIRRAVRAMRLLGVEKACLPDLLPASRDAMKGVYPVVETDFARISRIAYAEEKAFLRTIASGTARLEDAVAESKAAGVPLSGADAFTLHDTYGFPIDLTLEMAEEAGLKVDEAGFRALMLEQRQRAQADAKGKKGGHADLTAYQELLGKGETVFTGYDELEGESKVRGIVNGGRAVSHASTGEEIELVLNETPFYAEAGGQSADTGLITGDGFVVEVLDVQRPIKGLSVHKAIVREGEIASDALVRAAVDRERRHAAEQAHTGTHIVHAALHQILGPEATQRGSFNKAGYLRFDFAWGEGLSPATRSEIEEVSNIAIRNNYRVDTKVMGLAEAKALGAMALFGENYGSEVRVVEIDGAWSRELCGGTHVSNTSLIGSLSLLGEQSVGSGNRRVEAFVGLDAFRHLAAERALVTELTEMLKVPSGQLADRISSTLNKLKAAEKELDRLRKEQLAAAAATLVGTAKDAGGVRVVAHDAGQVGGADDLRNLALDLRNRLGSEAATVAVAGVSNDRPVILIATNEAARGAGVKAGALVRLAAGILGGGGGGKDDVAQGGGTDAAKVSEALTAVVDAIAKR, encoded by the coding sequence ATGAAGTCGCAGGAGATCACCAAGCGCTGGGTGGACTTTTTTGTCAGCAAGGGCCACACCGCCGTTCCCTCCGCGTCGCTCGTTTCCAGCGACCCGTCCCTTCTCTTCACTGTGGCCGGAATGGTGCCGTTCATTCCCTACCTGACGGCCCGGGAAGAGCCGCCCTACAGCCGTGCCACCAGCGTCCAGAAGTGCATCCGCACCGGTGACATCGAAGAAGTGGGCAAGACCGCCCGCCACGGCACGTTCTTCCAGATGTGCGGCAACTTCTCTTTTGGCGATTACTTCAAGGAAGACGCCATCAAGTTCGCTTTCGAGCTGCTCACCAAGAGCGTTGACGACGGCGGTTACGGACTCCCTGCCGAGCGCCTCTGGGTGACGGTCTACGAGGAGGACGACGAAGCCAAGGAACTGTGGCTGAAGAACACCGGTATTCCGGCCGAGCGTATCCAGCGGATGGGCAAGGCCGACAACTACTGGTCCACCGGACAGCCCGGCCCTGCAGGGCCCTGCTCGGAAATCTACTATGACCGCGGCCCTGCTTACGGCATTGAGGGTGGCCCCCTCGCTGACGAAACCCGGTACATCGAAATCTGGAACCTCGTGTTCATGCAGTACCAGATCGAGAATGTCCGCTCCAAGGTGGACTTTGACATCGTGGGTGAACTGCCGCAGAAAAACATCGACACCGGCCTGGGCATGGAACGCCTCGCGATGATCCTCCAGGGCGTCGAGAACATGTATGAAACCGACCAGGTCCGTCCTGTCATCGACAAGGCCGCTGAATTGTCCGGCCGGGAATACACCTCTGCCGAGACCGACGAGGACCCGCACCACACCGATGACGTCCGCATGCGCGTCGTCGCCGACCACATCAGGTCCGCCCTGATGCTCATCGCCGACGGCGTGGCACCGTCAAACGAAGGCCGCGGCTATGTGCTGCGCCGCCTGATCCGCCGCGCCGTGCGTGCCATGCGCTTGCTGGGTGTCGAGAAGGCCTGCCTGCCTGACCTTCTTCCCGCGTCCCGCGACGCCATGAAGGGGGTCTACCCCGTGGTGGAGACCGACTTCGCCCGCATCAGCCGCATTGCCTACGCTGAAGAAAAGGCCTTCCTCCGCACCATTGCTTCAGGTACTGCACGCCTGGAGGACGCAGTGGCTGAATCCAAGGCCGCCGGAGTCCCGCTCTCCGGTGCCGACGCGTTTACCCTTCACGACACCTACGGCTTCCCCATCGACCTGACACTGGAGATGGCAGAAGAGGCCGGCCTCAAGGTGGACGAGGCAGGCTTCCGTGCGCTCATGCTTGAGCAGCGCCAACGTGCACAGGCTGATGCCAAGGGCAAAAAAGGCGGCCATGCCGACCTCACCGCCTACCAGGAGCTCCTGGGCAAGGGCGAGACCGTCTTTACCGGCTACGACGAGCTTGAGGGCGAGTCGAAGGTCCGGGGAATTGTCAACGGTGGCCGGGCAGTTTCGCATGCCTCCACGGGCGAGGAGATCGAGCTCGTCCTGAACGAAACCCCGTTCTACGCCGAAGCCGGTGGCCAGTCTGCCGATACCGGCCTCATCACCGGCGATGGTTTCGTTGTGGAGGTCCTGGACGTCCAGCGGCCCATCAAGGGCCTGAGCGTGCACAAAGCGATTGTCCGCGAAGGTGAGATCGCCTCCGACGCGTTGGTGCGCGCCGCCGTCGACCGTGAACGCCGGCATGCAGCTGAGCAGGCGCACACGGGAACGCACATCGTCCACGCTGCCCTGCACCAGATCCTCGGCCCGGAGGCCACCCAGCGTGGTTCCTTCAACAAGGCCGGATACCTGCGCTTCGACTTCGCCTGGGGTGAAGGTCTGAGCCCGGCAACGCGGTCCGAGATTGAAGAGGTCTCCAACATCGCCATTCGGAACAACTACCGGGTGGACACCAAGGTGATGGGCTTGGCAGAAGCCAAGGCGCTCGGGGCCATGGCCCTGTTCGGTGAGAACTACGGCAGCGAAGTCCGGGTCGTGGAGATCGACGGCGCGTGGTCGCGTGAACTCTGCGGTGGCACCCACGTGTCCAACACATCCCTTATTGGCAGCCTGTCGCTGCTCGGTGAACAGTCCGTTGGTTCCGGAAACCGCCGCGTCGAGGCCTTCGTGGGCCTTGATGCCTTCCGCCACCTCGCCGCCGAGCGTGCGCTGGTAACTGAACTGACGGAGATGTTGAAAGTTCCTTCCGGCCAGCTCGCGGACAGGATCTCCAGCACGCTGAACAAGCTCAAGGCGGCCGAGAAGGAACTCGACCGGCTCCGCAAGGAGCAGCTCGCCGCGGCGGCCGCCACCCTCGTTGGGACGGCTAAGGACGCCGGCGGGGTGCGCGTTGTCGCCCACGACGCCGGACAGGTTGGTGGTGCGGATGACCTGCGGAACCTTGCACTGGACCTCCGCAACCGTCTCGGCTCGGAGGCCGCAACGGTGGCTGTCGCGGGTGTCAGCAACGACCGCCCGGTCATTCTGATTGCCACCAATGAAGCTGCGCGTGGTGCCGGTGTCAAGGCTGGAGCGCTCGTGCGCCTGGCCGCAGGTATCCTCGGCGGCGGCGGTGGCGGCAAGGACGACGTCGCCCAAGGCGGCGGCACCGACGCTGCGAAGGTCTCCGAGGCCCTCACAGCCGTGGTGGACGCGATAGCCAAGCGCTGA
- a CDS encoding DUF948 domain-containing protein translates to MSGGDIAGLIAAGVFALLVLLLAVPILKLGGVFDEVRTSIRSISDGATPLMDEVTATVTTTNQQLKKVDGIASNVSDASANISALSSLVAATVGSPLIKVAAFSYGVRSAFAGRRAPSSGRRSR, encoded by the coding sequence ATGTCTGGTGGCGACATTGCCGGTCTCATCGCAGCGGGAGTCTTCGCGCTCCTGGTTCTGCTGTTGGCTGTGCCCATTCTGAAGTTGGGCGGCGTCTTCGACGAGGTCCGCACCTCCATCCGTTCCATCAGCGACGGCGCCACGCCCCTGATGGACGAAGTGACGGCAACCGTCACAACCACCAACCAGCAGCTGAAGAAAGTTGATGGCATCGCCTCGAACGTTTCTGATGCGTCCGCCAACATCTCCGCGCTGTCCTCGCTCGTGGCGGCGACAGTTGGTTCGCCGCTGATCAAGGTGGCTGCCTTCAGCTACGGAGTCCGCTCCGCTTTCGCCGGACGCCGCGCCCCTTCCTCCGGCCGTCGCAGCCGCTGA
- the rpsD gene encoding 30S ribosomal protein S4, which yields MANNTRARRTARLSRALGIALTPKAAKYMERRPYGPGEHGRARKKQDSDYAVRLREKQRLRAQYGIREAQMTRAFEEARRTKGLTGENLVELLEMRLDALVLRAGFARTIAQARQLVVHRHILVDGVRVDRPSFRVGEGQLIHVHSRSEVMAPFQVAAAGAHVLNNVPPYLDVKIDALQARLVRRPKRSEVPVICEEQLVVEFYAR from the coding sequence GTGGCTAACAACACTCGTGCTCGCCGTACCGCACGCCTTTCGCGTGCACTCGGCATTGCTCTGACCCCCAAGGCCGCCAAGTACATGGAGCGCCGTCCGTACGGCCCCGGTGAGCACGGCCGTGCCCGCAAGAAGCAGGACTCCGACTACGCCGTACGTCTGCGCGAAAAGCAGCGTCTGCGCGCCCAGTACGGCATCCGCGAAGCCCAGATGACCCGTGCCTTCGAAGAAGCACGCCGCACCAAGGGCCTGACCGGTGAGAACCTGGTTGAGCTGCTGGAAATGCGTCTGGACGCCCTCGTGCTCCGTGCAGGCTTCGCCCGCACCATCGCACAGGCCCGCCAGCTGGTTGTGCACCGCCACATCCTGGTTGACGGCGTTCGCGTTGACCGCCCGTCCTTCCGCGTTGGCGAAGGCCAGCTCATCCACGTACACAGCCGCTCCGAGGTTATGGCTCCGTTCCAGGTCGCCGCTGCCGGTGCACACGTCCTGAACAACGTGCCGCCGTACCTGGACGTCAAGATTGACGCCCTGCAGGCACGCCTGGTTCGTCGCCCGAAGCGCTCCGAGGTCCCCGTGATCTGCGAAGAGCAGCTCGTCGTCGAATTCTACGCCCGCTAA
- a CDS encoding replication-associated recombination protein A translates to MEDLFGAGAVNDDESEELPAAGGPSDANWMASQRSPLAVRMRPRTLDDVVGQQHLLGQGSPLRQLAAGAEAAGPAGPSSVILWGPPGTGKTTLAHVIARGPGRKFVELSAITAGVKDVRRVMDEALTARDLYKKTTVLFLDEIHRFNKAQQDALLPGVENRWVVLVAATTENPSFSVVSPLLSRSLLLTLKPLTDDDISGLLQKAVTDARGLAGRVELAPEALEHLVRLSGGDARRALTALEAAAGVAFGDATAVEDGESDAPVLVELRHTERALDAAAVRYDRAGDQHYDVASAFIKSIRGSDVDAALHYLARMLEAGEDPRFVARRIVISAAEDIGMADPTALQTAVAAAQAVQLIGMPEGRIVLAEAVVHLATAPKSNAAYMGLNKAVADVRAGYGGGIPMHLRDAHYPGAKQLGHGKSYKYAHDEPHGIATQQYPPDDLVGRNYYEPTNNGAERDIAARLERLRKIVRGE, encoded by the coding sequence GTGGAAGATCTCTTTGGTGCCGGTGCAGTGAACGACGACGAGTCGGAGGAGCTGCCTGCCGCCGGAGGGCCCTCGGACGCCAACTGGATGGCGTCCCAGCGCAGCCCCCTCGCGGTGCGGATGCGCCCACGGACGTTGGACGATGTCGTGGGGCAGCAGCATCTTTTGGGCCAGGGTTCTCCGCTGAGGCAGCTTGCCGCCGGTGCAGAGGCCGCAGGCCCCGCCGGACCCAGCTCGGTGATCCTCTGGGGACCTCCCGGGACGGGCAAGACCACCTTGGCTCACGTGATCGCACGCGGACCCGGCAGGAAGTTCGTTGAACTCTCCGCCATCACTGCCGGTGTCAAGGACGTGCGCAGGGTCATGGACGAGGCATTGACGGCCCGGGACCTCTACAAAAAGACCACGGTGCTGTTCCTGGACGAGATCCACCGCTTCAACAAGGCACAGCAGGACGCGCTCCTGCCCGGTGTCGAGAACCGCTGGGTGGTGCTGGTCGCGGCTACTACCGAAAACCCGTCCTTCTCGGTGGTGTCGCCGCTCTTGTCCCGGTCCCTGTTGCTGACCCTGAAACCGCTGACCGATGACGATATCTCCGGCTTGCTGCAAAAGGCGGTGACGGATGCCCGCGGCCTTGCCGGACGTGTCGAGTTGGCCCCGGAGGCCCTTGAGCACCTCGTGCGCTTGTCCGGTGGCGACGCCCGGCGTGCCCTCACGGCGCTGGAGGCTGCTGCCGGGGTAGCGTTCGGTGACGCCACCGCCGTCGAGGACGGTGAGTCCGACGCGCCGGTGTTGGTGGAACTGCGCCACACAGAGCGCGCGCTGGATGCCGCCGCGGTCCGCTACGACCGCGCCGGAGACCAGCATTACGACGTCGCCAGCGCGTTCATCAAGTCCATCCGGGGATCCGACGTCGACGCAGCCCTGCACTACCTGGCGCGGATGCTTGAAGCGGGGGAGGATCCCCGCTTCGTGGCCCGCAGGATCGTCATCTCCGCTGCCGAAGACATCGGCATGGCCGACCCCACTGCGTTGCAGACCGCCGTCGCCGCAGCACAGGCCGTGCAGCTGATCGGCATGCCGGAGGGCAGGATCGTGTTGGCCGAAGCCGTGGTGCACTTGGCCACTGCCCCTAAATCCAATGCCGCCTACATGGGCTTGAACAAGGCAGTGGCTGACGTACGCGCCGGCTATGGTGGCGGAATACCCATGCACCTTCGCGACGCCCACTATCCCGGGGCCAAACAGCTGGGGCACGGCAAGAGCTACAAATACGCGCACGACGAACCCCATGGGATCGCCACCCAGCAATACCCGCCGGACGACCTTGTGGGCAGGAATTACTACGAGCCCACCAACAATGGAGCGGAACGCGATATTGCGGCGCGGCTGGAGCGGCTCCGGAAGATCGTCCGGGGCGAGTAG
- a CDS encoding Vms1/Ankzf1 family peptidyl-tRNA hydrolase, with product MQRPASAPRRPGGRRTALVPAQRLHGWVERFAASHGTVAQDLDDDGLLVRAADGAEALLRAPWPADGRPGRGATELDRLASLASQERALGVLLVRKGGYALAAASGPRIQTTKSGSRFIDARTTAEHAARIFANHRIEYLVTGGDRALVDQVLAQPSLKAVSGRTRLPFLDVQVPKSAVLAKAAADACSIRISVTDPPV from the coding sequence GTGCAGCGCCCAGCATCAGCACCGCGCCGCCCCGGCGGACGCCGGACCGCCCTGGTGCCCGCGCAACGGTTGCACGGATGGGTGGAGCGGTTCGCGGCCAGCCACGGCACAGTCGCGCAAGACCTCGACGACGACGGCCTGCTGGTGAGGGCTGCCGATGGAGCCGAAGCGCTTCTGCGGGCACCGTGGCCGGCCGACGGGAGGCCTGGCAGGGGCGCGACGGAACTGGACCGCCTGGCATCCCTGGCGAGCCAGGAGCGCGCATTGGGCGTGCTCTTGGTCCGCAAGGGTGGCTACGCCCTGGCCGCTGCCAGCGGTCCGAGAATCCAGACGACAAAAAGCGGTTCACGTTTCATCGATGCCAGGACCACGGCCGAACACGCAGCGCGGATCTTCGCCAACCACAGGATTGAATACCTTGTGACAGGCGGCGACCGCGCTTTGGTGGACCAGGTACTTGCCCAGCCCTCGCTCAAAGCCGTGTCCGGCAGGACAAGGCTGCCTTTCCTGGATGTACAGGTACCAAAGTCCGCGGTCCTTGCAAAAGCCGCCGCCGACGCCTGCTCTATCCGGATCAGCGTCACCGACCCGCCGGTTTAG
- a CDS encoding GNAT family N-acetyltransferase, translated as MRGAATVEQAALEELMDKAWPALEREEAGQWVLRASEGVTQRANSVWPRVPAQAGPEGIAHSVQSAAQWYRSRRLPLIFQVFDDPRSAELNAVLDGQRFTRQSETRIMVRDTADVPGKAPTAGVEVSEEPSQEWLNLWWSVDGRGGEAELSVARRILTACPSLYALVRDDDGVPAAVGRLALVNGWGGIYSMATSAAHRRRGHGTKVLEALLQAGRERNLGGFWLLVTAANHVARALYGQAGFTDYGGYLYRQAPLKRAPGGC; from the coding sequence ATGAGAGGCGCCGCTACCGTGGAGCAAGCCGCCCTTGAAGAGCTGATGGACAAGGCCTGGCCGGCGCTTGAGCGCGAGGAAGCGGGACAGTGGGTCCTACGCGCCTCGGAGGGAGTGACGCAGCGGGCGAACTCGGTGTGGCCCAGGGTGCCGGCCCAAGCGGGGCCGGAGGGCATCGCCCACTCTGTTCAGTCCGCCGCGCAGTGGTACCGCTCGCGCAGGCTGCCCCTGATCTTCCAGGTCTTCGACGATCCCCGAAGCGCGGAACTCAACGCTGTTCTTGACGGCCAGCGCTTTACCAGGCAGTCCGAGACGAGGATCATGGTCCGGGATACCGCTGACGTTCCCGGGAAAGCGCCCACTGCCGGCGTGGAAGTCAGCGAAGAACCGTCGCAGGAATGGCTCAATCTGTGGTGGTCGGTGGATGGCCGCGGCGGAGAGGCGGAATTGTCTGTCGCGCGCAGGATTCTCACCGCCTGCCCGTCGCTGTACGCCCTGGTGAGGGACGACGACGGCGTCCCCGCCGCCGTCGGGCGTCTTGCCTTGGTGAACGGCTGGGGCGGTATCTACAGCATGGCGACGTCGGCGGCGCACCGCAGGCGGGGCCACGGCACTAAAGTACTGGAAGCGTTGCTGCAGGCCGGCAGGGAACGCAACCTTGGCGGTTTTTGGCTGCTCGTCACAGCGGCCAACCATGTGGCGCGCGCCCTGTACGGGCAGGCCGGCTTTACGGATTACGGTGGCTACCTCTACCGGCAAGCTCCGCTGAAACGTGCCCCGGGCGGCTGCTAA